Proteins found in one Pempheris klunzingeri isolate RE-2024b chromosome 6, fPemKlu1.hap1, whole genome shotgun sequence genomic segment:
- the LOC139202285 gene encoding interferon-induced protein with tetratricopeptide repeats 2-like has product MMSAAQSPSTAEAKLQALQCHFTWDVDPSRSKLVCLRDQLEDIGAVEGYSWLGHIYNLQGFIHYQLGLTDDAQRFFGRAAEAFRQMRNTVSDEGPWLVVNHGNLAWLHYHRGEQAESRAYLSKIDALMDEYPSPSQDEPHPEVYAEKAWTLMKFSTDKKRLAADYFQRAIRMQPDMVEWHSSHVLASVSALKHSNKKLRADVLEKMKIAKEHDPENLYLAALYLEACAEKGNIEDEARELARRVLRKPVSSYSGIKPLLRLYREYVSADEAIDLAEEVLERHPDERYLKRCAAICYKKRLFSHRDNPLEHSMVDRAISLYREVISLYPHSSIKRRISLAKIYAESNYQVEADQIYKDLLESDLDPEGAQMLYNNYAKYVHLIRKESYKSIEYHMRAAAIPLQSLYRENSIRTLRRIRDRNRNRMCGQIQEFLTDLPN; this is encoded by the exons ATGATGAG TGCTGCTCAGAGTCCGTCCACAGCGGAGGCCAAGCTGCAGGCGCTGCAGTGCCACTTCACCTGGGATGTCGACCCCAGCAGGTCCAAACTTGTCTGTCTCAGGGACCAGCTGGAGGACATCGGCGCAGTGGAGGGGTACAGCTGGCTGGGTCACATCTACAACCTGCAGGGGTTCATCCACTACCAGCTGGGGCTCACCGATGACGCCCAGCGTTTCTTCGGCAGGGCTGCAGAGGCCTTTCGCCAGATGAGAAACACCGTCTCAGATGAGGGCCCCTGGTTGGTGGTGAACCATGGGAACCTGGCTTGGCTGCACTACCATAGAGGAGAGCAAGCAGAGAGTCGGGCTTACCTGTCCAAGATCGATGCCCTGATGGATGAATACCCTTCTCCGTCACAGGACGAGCCCCACCCGGAGGTCTACGCTGAAAAGGCCTGGACCCTGATGAAGTTCAGTACAGACAAAAAGCGGCTGGCAGCTGATTACTTCCAGAGAGCCATCAGGATGCAGCCTGACATGGTGGAGTGGCACAGCAGCCACGTCTTGGCGTCAGTCAGTGCcttaaaacacagcaacaaaaagtTACGGGCTGACGTcttggagaaaatgaaaatcgCCAAGGAACATGATCCAGAGAACTTGTACCTTGCTGCTCTTTACCTTGAGGCATGTGCCGAGAAAGGAAATATTGAAGATGAAGCACGTGAGCTGGCCAGAAGGGTTTTAAGAAAGCCCGTCAGCAGCTACAGTGGCATCAAACCATTACTGAGGCTGTACAGAGAGTATGTATCTGCCGACGAGGCTATTGATTTGGCAGAGGAGGTTCTGGAAAGACATCCAGATGAGCGTTACCTGAAGAGGTGTGCTGCGATCTGCTACAAGAAGAGGCTCTTTTCACACAGGGACAATCCTCTGGAGCACAGCATGGTCGACAGAGCAATCAGTCTCTACAGAGAGGTGATTTCTCTTTACCCTCATTCTTCAATTAAAAGAAGAATATCTCTCGCAAAAATATACGCAGAGTCAAATTACCAGGTTGAAGCTGACCAGATCTACAAAGACCTGCTAGAGAGTGACCTGGATCCTGAGGGGGCACAGATGCTTTACAACAACTATGCAAAATATGTGCATTTAATCCGAAAGGAGAGCTACAAGTCGATAGAGTATCACATGAGGGCAGCGGCGATACCGTTACAATCTCTCTATCGGGAAAACAGCATAAGAACACTGAGGAGgatcagagacagaaacaggaacCGAATGTGTGGACAAATACAGGAATTTCTGACTGACCTGCCAAACTGA